A stretch of Corallococcus macrosporus DNA encodes these proteins:
- a CDS encoding oligosaccharide flippase family protein codes for MSSRSPSAPDTANAPPLGTSDVKNRAQRSIIALGLRTLGSLGLRVVSSLALSHLLFPGDYGAFAIVAFTAAMGAFLGDLGLSASLVRQQHEPTQDEISTAFWSHQAFTVLIVGVILLLAPWLSRSYELGPSGAAMVSVMALGLFFHSLRVIPIMVLERQLRFPTLARIELVEGIAQTATTILLAWLHCGAWSLIGGGLVRGGLGMVMFWAAAGWRPRGAFRWDIVKRLLAFGIWFQLTGIIPAALQGWIPLVVGRMEGKDAVGLVNWASALASVPLALSSVLTRVAYPAYSRMQQDTVALSEYLRTSIRRVSALLCLAIPFGVIALPPFIPVVFGERWSLASALVQWFTIEASMQAVQGLLHSQQHASGHAKERMYVATAASFLRFGLGALAVMHWGIVGVGVSATAVTLTELWVTARLVSRRNPHLSRLEFEVMEPFLTVGALLALALGFSRLAMGQDGLLVQALVAAGVLTALVLTREATRRGLSLLGELRAVVQHLRARRAPP; via the coding sequence ATGAGCAGCCGTTCCCCTTCCGCGCCGGACACCGCCAACGCCCCTCCACTGGGCACGTCGGACGTGAAGAACCGCGCGCAGCGCTCCATCATCGCCCTGGGCCTGCGCACGCTCGGCTCGCTGGGCTTGCGCGTTGTGAGCTCGCTCGCGCTGTCGCACCTGCTGTTTCCGGGGGACTACGGCGCGTTCGCCATCGTGGCCTTCACCGCCGCGATGGGCGCGTTCCTGGGCGACCTGGGCCTCAGCGCGTCACTGGTGCGCCAGCAGCACGAACCCACGCAGGACGAGATCAGCACCGCCTTCTGGAGCCACCAGGCGTTCACGGTCCTCATCGTGGGCGTCATCCTACTGCTCGCGCCCTGGCTGTCGCGCTCCTACGAGCTGGGCCCTTCGGGCGCGGCCATGGTGAGCGTGATGGCGCTGGGGCTGTTCTTCCACTCGCTGCGCGTCATCCCCATCATGGTGCTGGAGCGCCAGCTGCGCTTCCCGACGCTCGCGCGCATCGAGCTCGTTGAAGGCATCGCGCAGACGGCGACCACCATCCTCCTGGCCTGGCTGCACTGCGGCGCGTGGTCGCTCATCGGCGGCGGGCTCGTGCGGGGCGGGCTGGGCATGGTGATGTTCTGGGCGGCGGCGGGCTGGCGTCCCCGAGGCGCGTTCCGCTGGGACATCGTCAAGCGCCTGCTGGCCTTCGGCATCTGGTTCCAGCTCACGGGCATCATCCCCGCGGCGCTCCAGGGCTGGATTCCGCTGGTGGTGGGGCGCATGGAGGGCAAGGACGCGGTGGGCCTGGTGAACTGGGCGAGCGCCCTGGCCTCCGTGCCGCTCGCGCTGAGCAGCGTCCTCACCCGCGTCGCGTATCCGGCCTACAGCCGCATGCAGCAGGACACGGTCGCGCTCTCGGAGTACCTGCGCACGTCCATCCGGCGCGTGAGCGCATTGTTGTGTCTGGCCATTCCGTTCGGTGTCATCGCGCTGCCGCCCTTCATCCCGGTGGTCTTCGGTGAGCGCTGGAGCCTCGCGTCCGCGCTGGTGCAGTGGTTCACCATCGAGGCGTCGATGCAGGCGGTGCAGGGCCTCTTGCACTCCCAGCAGCACGCCAGCGGCCACGCGAAGGAACGGATGTACGTGGCCACCGCAGCGAGCTTCCTGCGCTTCGGCCTGGGCGCCCTGGCGGTGATGCACTGGGGCATCGTCGGTGTCGGGGTGAGCGCGACGGCCGTCACGCTGACGGAGCTGTGGGTCACCGCGCGACTGGTGTCCCGCCGCAACCCGCACCTGTCGCGGCTCGAATTCGAGGTCATGGAGCCGTTCCTCACGGTGGGCGCGCTGCTCGCGCTGGCGCTGGGCTTCTCCCGGCTTGCGATGGGGCAGGACGGGCTGCTCGTGCAGGCGCTGGTGGCGGCGGGGGTGCTGACCGCGCTGGTGCTCACGCGCGAGGCCACGCGGCGCGGCCTGTCGTTGCTGGGCGAGCTGCGCGCCGTGGTCCAGCACCTGCGCGCGAGGCGGGCGCCTCCGTGA
- a CDS encoding glycosyltransferase family protein yields the protein MSRAWHLLTGEYPPAPGGVSDHSRSIAHALMNAGETVHVWTPGAEGVTDDQGVTVHRWPGLFTPPGLVRLTRELDATPAPRRLLLQYVPHAFGWKAMNVPFCAWFASRRQDERELFIHEAVYPWSPRAPWKHQVLAGVTRVMLRTLTLGVDRAYVSIPTWAEHLPQPLRAQALWCPIPSPLPLDVPEDAVRAVREALGGGSTVAHFGTYGAAIAGPLEAVLVPLLQRDERRQALLLGRGSQGWSEALGRKHPALARRLHARDGLAPETVAAHLRASELLLQPYPDGVSARRSSAMGGLGLGLPIVTNTGHLSEPLWRELRPAALADHASPEALLALAEHLLKHGEERRALGERAARVYREHFTLEHTVAHLLRLTGHTSSRRH from the coding sequence GTGAGCCGTGCGTGGCACCTGCTGACGGGCGAGTATCCGCCGGCCCCCGGCGGCGTCTCCGACCACTCCCGGAGCATCGCCCACGCGCTGATGAACGCGGGGGAGACGGTGCACGTCTGGACTCCTGGAGCGGAGGGCGTCACGGATGATCAGGGCGTGACCGTGCACCGGTGGCCCGGCCTCTTCACGCCGCCGGGACTGGTGCGCCTGACGCGCGAGTTGGATGCGACGCCGGCCCCCCGGAGGCTGCTGCTCCAGTACGTGCCCCACGCATTCGGGTGGAAGGCGATGAACGTGCCGTTCTGCGCCTGGTTCGCCTCAAGGCGGCAGGACGAACGCGAGCTGTTCATCCATGAGGCGGTATATCCGTGGAGCCCTCGCGCGCCATGGAAGCATCAGGTGCTTGCAGGGGTCACGCGGGTGATGCTGCGCACGCTGACGCTCGGCGTGGATCGGGCCTACGTCTCCATTCCCACCTGGGCGGAGCACCTTCCCCAACCGCTGCGGGCCCAGGCCCTGTGGTGTCCCATTCCCAGTCCCCTGCCCCTCGACGTGCCGGAGGACGCCGTGCGCGCGGTGCGTGAAGCGCTGGGCGGAGGCTCCACGGTGGCGCACTTCGGCACGTATGGCGCGGCCATCGCGGGCCCGCTGGAGGCCGTACTCGTGCCGTTGTTGCAACGGGATGAACGGCGGCAGGCACTGCTGCTGGGCCGGGGCAGTCAGGGCTGGAGTGAGGCGCTGGGGCGGAAGCATCCCGCGCTGGCCCGAAGGCTCCATGCGAGAGACGGACTGGCACCGGAGACCGTGGCCGCGCACCTGCGCGCGTCGGAGCTGCTGTTGCAGCCCTACCCTGATGGCGTCAGCGCACGGCGAAGCAGCGCGATGGGCGGCCTGGGCCTGGGCCTCCCCATCGTCACCAACACCGGGCACCTGAGCGAACCGCTATGGCGCGAGCTGCGGCCCGCGGCGCTCGCGGACCATGCGTCACCTGAAGCACTGCTGGCGCTCGCGGAGCACCTGCTGAAGCACGGTGAGGAGCGCCGGGCCCTGGGTGAGCGCGCGGCCCGCGTGTACCGTGAGCACTTCACGCTGGAGCACACGGTGGCGCACCTGCTGCGGCTTACCGGGCACACTTCCAGCCGGAGGCACTGA
- a CDS encoding glycosyltransferase family 4 protein, which translates to MDPREEGWPSMDLVGEALVEGLAAFPAEVDVTRVRPPIPHAVRALPRVGNHKAAFNADRLLTRFGLYPARLLRERLGQDAFHVVDHTYAQLVHTLPAEHTGVFCHDLDAFRSVLEPHREPRSTWFRLMARATLKGLERAALVFHSTQQVRAELLAHGVVPPERLVWAPYGVSPEYRPDPVPEDASDTVLAPLKGRPYLLHVGSAIRRKRLDVLFDTFASLRARHPDLMLVQQGGELDSAQQAQVARLGLKDALLQPPRQERATLAGLYRRARAVLVPSEAEGFGLPVIEALACGVPVVASNLPVLREVGADACTYCPVGDVAAWAEAVDALLTGRVPAPSPETRRARAARFTWSAHARTVLDAYLHRLDRPGRV; encoded by the coding sequence ATGGATCCACGCGAGGAGGGCTGGCCCAGCATGGACCTGGTGGGCGAAGCCCTCGTAGAGGGCCTGGCGGCGTTTCCCGCCGAGGTCGACGTCACCCGCGTGCGGCCGCCCATTCCCCATGCCGTGCGAGCCCTGCCCCGCGTGGGAAACCACAAGGCCGCCTTCAACGCGGACCGGCTGCTCACCCGCTTCGGCCTCTACCCGGCGCGGCTGCTGCGGGAGCGCCTGGGACAGGACGCCTTCCACGTCGTGGACCACACCTACGCGCAGCTGGTCCACACGCTGCCCGCGGAGCACACCGGCGTCTTCTGCCATGACCTGGATGCGTTCCGCTCCGTGCTGGAACCCCACCGCGAGCCGCGCTCCACGTGGTTCCGCCTGATGGCACGCGCCACGCTCAAGGGACTGGAGCGCGCGGCCCTCGTCTTCCACAGCACGCAGCAGGTCCGCGCTGAACTGCTCGCGCACGGCGTGGTGCCCCCCGAGCGGCTGGTCTGGGCCCCCTATGGCGTGTCGCCGGAGTACCGGCCCGACCCCGTTCCCGAGGACGCCAGCGACACGGTGCTCGCGCCGCTGAAAGGCAGGCCGTACCTGCTGCACGTGGGCAGCGCCATCCGCCGCAAGCGCCTGGACGTGCTCTTCGACACCTTCGCGTCGCTGCGAGCCCGGCATCCGGACCTCATGCTGGTGCAGCAGGGCGGTGAGCTGGACTCAGCCCAGCAGGCACAGGTGGCGAGGCTCGGCTTGAAGGACGCATTGCTGCAACCGCCCCGGCAGGAGCGGGCCACGCTCGCGGGCCTCTACCGGCGTGCCCGCGCGGTGCTGGTGCCCAGTGAAGCGGAAGGCTTCGGCCTGCCCGTCATCGAAGCGCTGGCGTGCGGTGTCCCCGTGGTGGCCAGCAACCTGCCGGTGCTGCGCGAAGTGGGCGCGGACGCCTGCACGTACTGCCCCGTGGGCGACGTGGCCGCATGGGCGGAAGCCGTGGATGCGCTGCTCACGGGCCGCGTGCCCGCGCCATCACCGGAGACACGCCGTGCACGGGCCGCGCGATTCACCTGGAGTGCCCACGCGCGCACGGTGCTGGACGCGTACCTGCATCGCCTTGACCGCCCCGGGCGGGTCTGA
- a CDS encoding glycosyltransferase, with amino-acid sequence MRILFLNPVGILGGAERALVDLLACLRTLEPGLSLHLIAGTDGPLVETARSLGVEARVLALPDRLSALGDSGLREQGRAGLFRFAREIAPTPLLLARYGLDLRRAVRDAAPDLLHSNGIKTHLLSTATTGLPIPRVWHVHDFLGERPLVRRALSGLHPLASAAIANSQAVGDDTRTVLRNVPVHVVPNGVDVERFSPGAGDGAHLDALAGLPPAPAGTLRVGLVATYARWKGHDVFLEAASLSTRQAPSLPVRFYLVGAPLYRTAGSQFTDAELREQVERHGLKGRVGFVPFQPDPARVYRALDIFVHASTRREPFGLTIAEALACGRAAVISKSSGAAEALRDGEDVLAIEPGDANTLAAALRRLLEDEALRDTLARAARHTAVRRFSRERYARDILQVYRSLVSARGHS; translated from the coding sequence GTGCGCATCCTGTTCCTCAACCCCGTGGGAATCCTGGGCGGTGCCGAGCGCGCACTCGTGGATCTCCTCGCGTGCCTGCGCACGCTGGAGCCGGGCCTGTCGCTGCACCTCATCGCGGGCACGGACGGGCCGCTCGTGGAGACGGCTCGGAGTCTCGGGGTGGAGGCCCGCGTGCTCGCCCTGCCCGACCGCCTCTCCGCGCTCGGAGACAGCGGGCTGCGGGAACAGGGGCGCGCCGGGCTCTTTCGCTTTGCACGTGAGATTGCCCCCACGCCCCTGCTGCTGGCCCGCTACGGACTCGACCTGCGGCGCGCGGTGCGCGACGCGGCACCGGACCTGCTGCACTCCAACGGCATCAAGACCCACCTGCTGAGCACGGCCACCACCGGACTTCCGATTCCACGCGTGTGGCACGTGCATGACTTCCTCGGCGAGCGTCCGCTCGTGCGTCGCGCGCTCTCCGGACTGCATCCGCTGGCCTCGGCCGCCATCGCGAACTCGCAGGCCGTGGGTGACGACACGCGCACGGTGCTCCGGAACGTGCCTGTGCATGTCGTGCCCAACGGCGTGGACGTGGAGCGGTTCTCTCCGGGCGCGGGTGACGGCGCGCATCTGGATGCGCTGGCCGGGCTGCCTCCCGCGCCTGCTGGCACGCTGCGCGTGGGGCTCGTGGCCACGTACGCGCGATGGAAGGGACACGACGTCTTCCTGGAAGCCGCGTCCCTGTCGACGCGTCAGGCTCCGTCGCTGCCCGTCCGCTTCTACCTCGTGGGCGCGCCCCTCTACCGCACGGCCGGCTCGCAGTTCACCGACGCGGAGCTGCGCGAACAGGTGGAGCGTCACGGCCTCAAGGGCCGCGTGGGCTTCGTGCCCTTCCAGCCCGACCCCGCCCGCGTCTACCGGGCCCTGGACATCTTCGTGCACGCGAGCACCCGCCGCGAGCCCTTCGGCCTCACCATCGCGGAGGCGCTCGCCTGCGGCCGGGCCGCCGTCATCTCGAAATCGAGCGGCGCGGCCGAAGCACTCCGGGACGGCGAGGACGTCCTGGCCATTGAACCCGGCGACGCGAACACGCTCGCGGCGGCCCTGCGCCGGCTGCTGGAGGACGAAGCCTTGCGAGACACCCTGGCCCGCGCGGCCCGCCACACCGCCGTGCGCCGCTTCTCCCGCGAGCGCTACGCTCGCGACATCCTCCAGGTGTACCGGAGCCTCGTCTCCGCGCGAGGCCACTCATGA
- a CDS encoding glycosyltransferase family 4 protein codes for MMRPRKLVTVSHSYVVTLNRRLANEMTRVGAGRWDVTAVAPSTFHGDLGPLVLQRDAHEAVNLEAVRVFLSRSLHGFVYGPALRAHLSKGVDLVHLWEEPYVLSGLEVALLTPAHVPLVFCTFQNLAKRYPPPFAQAERFVVRRATGWIAWGQTVHDTLLTRPGYEQRPSRFIPVGVDVEHFRPDPEAGQAFRERLGWTSEGPPVVGSLGRFVPEKGLRLLMDALNTLSTPWRALFVGGGPLEAELRAWAERYGDRVRIVTGVKHAEVPRALNAMDVLCAPSQTTPAWKEQFGRMLAEAFACGVPVFASDSGEIPHTVGDAGRILPEAYAPAWTTALAELLESPARRRDLAARGRERAVSRFAWPVVAKAHLDFFDQVLQRDA; via the coding sequence ATGATGCGTCCCCGGAAGCTCGTCACCGTCTCGCACTCCTACGTCGTCACGCTCAACCGGCGGCTGGCCAACGAGATGACCCGCGTGGGCGCGGGCCGCTGGGACGTCACCGCCGTGGCGCCGAGCACCTTCCACGGAGACCTGGGCCCACTGGTGCTCCAGCGCGACGCCCACGAGGCCGTGAACCTGGAGGCCGTGCGCGTCTTCCTCAGCCGCTCGCTGCACGGCTTCGTCTATGGGCCGGCGCTTCGCGCACACCTGTCGAAGGGCGTGGATCTGGTGCACCTGTGGGAGGAGCCCTACGTGCTCTCCGGTCTGGAGGTGGCGCTGTTGACGCCCGCCCACGTGCCGCTCGTCTTCTGCACGTTCCAGAACCTGGCCAAGCGCTATCCCCCACCCTTCGCGCAGGCCGAGCGCTTCGTCGTGCGCCGGGCCACGGGGTGGATCGCCTGGGGCCAGACGGTGCACGACACGCTGCTCACCCGGCCCGGCTATGAGCAGCGCCCCTCGCGCTTCATCCCCGTGGGCGTGGACGTGGAGCACTTCCGCCCGGATCCGGAGGCGGGCCAGGCCTTCCGCGAGCGCCTGGGCTGGACGTCCGAAGGGCCGCCCGTGGTGGGCTCCCTGGGGCGCTTCGTGCCGGAGAAGGGCCTGCGGCTCCTCATGGATGCGCTCAACACCTTGAGCACACCCTGGCGCGCCCTCTTCGTCGGCGGAGGCCCGCTGGAGGCCGAGCTGCGCGCGTGGGCGGAACGCTACGGAGACCGCGTGCGCATCGTCACCGGCGTGAAGCACGCGGAGGTGCCTCGCGCGCTCAACGCCATGGACGTGCTCTGCGCGCCCAGCCAGACGACGCCCGCGTGGAAGGAGCAGTTCGGCCGCATGCTCGCGGAGGCATTCGCGTGTGGCGTGCCCGTGTTCGCCAGTGACTCCGGAGAGATTCCGCACACCGTGGGCGATGCCGGACGCATCCTGCCGGAGGCCTACGCCCCGGCCTGGACCACCGCGCTCGCGGAGCTCCTGGAGAGTCCCGCCCGGCGTCGGGACCTGGCCGCGCGAGGCCGTGAGCGAGCCGTGTCCCGCTTCGCATGGCCGGTGGTCGCGAAGGCGCACCTCGACTTTTTCGACCAGGTGCTCCAGCGCGATGCGTGA
- a CDS encoding glycosyltransferase family 4 protein — translation MDRANLALADWLARQGGPVRLVAYRVADSLLRYPNVRFVRVPKPANAYLLGEPLLDAVGRFWAARTLAEGGQVVANGGNCEVAAANWVHYVHAAHVPESAGSPLRRLKGHVSHRVYLRREQRALRRARIILANSERTRQDLLAATGVEASRVHVVYLGGDPARFSSTSPTLRREARASLGWSQERRMALFVGALGDRRKGFDTLFHAWARLCARREWDVDLGVVGTGAERERWERAAREQGLGERIRFLGFRDDVPRLLAAADLLVSPTRYEAYGLGVHEALCVGIPALVSRSAGVAERFPSSLQGLLLDDPEDSGELVRRLKEWRSQGGEWMPAVAALSSELRAWTWDAMAAAVVARLEA, via the coding sequence ATGGACCGCGCGAACCTCGCGCTGGCGGACTGGCTCGCGCGCCAGGGAGGGCCCGTGCGGCTCGTGGCGTACCGCGTGGCGGACTCGCTCCTGCGCTACCCCAACGTGCGCTTCGTCCGCGTGCCCAAGCCCGCGAACGCGTACCTGCTGGGCGAGCCGTTGCTCGATGCCGTGGGGCGCTTCTGGGCCGCGCGCACGCTGGCTGAGGGCGGACAGGTGGTGGCCAACGGCGGCAACTGCGAGGTGGCCGCCGCCAACTGGGTCCACTACGTCCACGCCGCGCACGTGCCCGAATCCGCTGGCAGTCCGCTGCGCAGGCTCAAGGGCCACGTGAGCCACCGCGTGTACCTGCGCCGCGAGCAGCGCGCGCTGCGCCGCGCACGCATCATCCTGGCGAACTCGGAGCGCACGCGGCAGGACCTGCTGGCCGCGACGGGTGTGGAGGCCTCGCGCGTTCACGTCGTGTATCTGGGCGGCGACCCCGCGCGCTTCTCGTCCACGTCGCCCACGCTGCGGCGCGAGGCCCGTGCGTCCCTGGGCTGGTCTCAAGAGCGACGGATGGCGCTGTTCGTGGGCGCGCTGGGGGACCGGCGCAAGGGCTTCGACACGCTCTTCCACGCGTGGGCCCGGCTTTGCGCGCGACGCGAGTGGGACGTCGACCTTGGCGTGGTGGGAACGGGCGCGGAGCGGGAGCGTTGGGAGCGCGCGGCGCGTGAGCAGGGCCTGGGCGAGCGGATCCGCTTCCTGGGCTTCCGCGACGACGTGCCCCGCCTGCTGGCCGCCGCGGATCTGCTGGTGTCTCCCACGCGCTATGAGGCCTATGGCCTGGGCGTGCACGAAGCGCTGTGCGTGGGTATCCCTGCGCTGGTGAGCCGCTCGGCAGGCGTGGCGGAGCGCTTCCCATCCTCGCTCCAGGGACTGCTGCTGGACGACCCCGAAGACTCCGGCGAGCTGGTGCGGCGCTTGAAGGAATGGCGGTCGCAGGGCGGGGAGTGGATGCCCGCCGTGGCCGCGCTGTCGTCGGAGCTGCGTGCCTGGACGTGGGACGCGATGGCGGCGGCGGTGGTGGCTCGGCTGGAGGCTTGA
- a CDS encoding glycosyltransferase family 4 protein gives MRVLHVSSGNLYGGVETLLRTLALSSADRKRGAVHAFALCFEGRIAEELRSAGAPLTLLGAAKVSRPWSVWEARRALMALLQREAFDAVVCHAAWPQALFGPVVRTAGVPLIFFQHDALSGSHWVERWARVTAPDLALCNSRYTASTLRSVYPRTPWRVLHPPVRDGGPGLTASERSSLRGELGADAAEVVIVHASRMQEWKGQRLLLEALGRLRQVPRWKAWFAGGAQRPEEVSYEEGLKAQALALGLGERVRFLGQRSDVPRLLRAAEVHCQPNTGPEPFGLAFVEALYAGLPVVTTALGGPLEIVDASCGVLVPPKPEPLAVALRELIEDEAARRRLGAGGPARAKTLSAPTAFLEALEDSVRSVAREPVL, from the coding sequence ATGCGTGTGCTGCATGTCTCCAGCGGCAACCTGTACGGCGGCGTGGAGACGCTGCTTCGCACGCTGGCGCTCTCAAGCGCAGACCGGAAGCGCGGCGCGGTGCATGCGTTCGCGCTCTGCTTCGAGGGGCGCATCGCGGAGGAGCTTCGCTCGGCGGGCGCTCCGTTGACGCTGTTGGGGGCGGCGAAGGTGAGCCGTCCCTGGAGTGTCTGGGAGGCGCGCCGCGCGCTGATGGCGCTGCTTCAGCGGGAGGCGTTCGACGCGGTGGTGTGTCACGCGGCGTGGCCTCAGGCCCTCTTCGGGCCCGTGGTTCGCACGGCCGGCGTGCCGTTGATCTTCTTCCAGCACGATGCGCTCTCGGGCTCGCACTGGGTGGAACGGTGGGCTCGCGTCACCGCGCCGGACCTGGCTCTTTGCAACAGCCGCTACACCGCGAGCACGCTGCGCAGCGTGTATCCGCGGACTCCGTGGCGCGTGCTCCATCCTCCCGTTCGGGACGGCGGCCCTGGCCTCACCGCTTCGGAGCGGTCCTCGCTTCGGGGCGAGCTGGGCGCGGACGCGGCGGAGGTCGTCATCGTCCATGCCAGCCGCATGCAGGAATGGAAGGGACAGCGGCTGCTCCTGGAGGCGTTGGGCCGGCTGAGACAGGTGCCTCGCTGGAAGGCGTGGTTCGCTGGCGGCGCGCAGCGTCCGGAGGAGGTCTCCTACGAAGAGGGCTTGAAGGCCCAGGCGCTGGCCCTGGGGCTTGGAGAGCGGGTGCGCTTCCTGGGACAGCGCTCGGATGTGCCCCGGCTGCTTCGCGCGGCGGAGGTGCACTGTCAGCCCAACACCGGACCGGAGCCTTTCGGGCTGGCGTTCGTGGAGGCGCTCTACGCCGGGCTTCCCGTCGTCACGACCGCGCTGGGGGGACCGCTGGAGATCGTCGATGCGTCGTGCGGCGTGCTCGTGCCTCCGAAGCCGGAGCCGCTGGCCGTGGCGCTGCGCGAGCTCATCGAGGATGAAGCCGCGCGACGCAGGCTGGGCGCCGGGGGGCCTGCTCGCGCGAAGACGCTGAGCGCGCCGACCGCGTTCCTGGAGGCACTGGAGGATTCCGTGCGCTCCGTGGCCCGGGAGCCTGTGCTGTGA
- a CDS encoding glycosyltransferase, which translates to MKGAGLRVLHLGKFYPPASGGMEAHVRTLARAQASLGAQVEVLCANHSVDGTGTSHEFHGRSPTREEWDGPVRVVRLGRLASVARMDVMPSLPFVLRKALARGVDVVHLHVPNPSMVLALDAVPRLPAVVVTHQSDVIRQKVAGALFRPFEWMLYSRAARLLATSDAYVRGSSLLSTFKSKVRVLPLGIELDAYLHPSAEAREAQARWTAEAAGGPLWLMVGRLVYYKGLFTALEALVHAPGRLVVVGEGPLAQEGRARAKALGIEDRVTWAGYLSPEELAGAFRAATALWFPSNARSEAYGLSQVEALASGLPVLNTAVPDSGVAWVSLHERTGLTVPVGDARALAAAARRLVEEPGLRERLSRGAQERARAEFAHDVMASRSLDLYAEALGRPTVTEERSDVSVRHVAGGR; encoded by the coding sequence GTGAAGGGCGCGGGCCTGCGGGTGCTGCACCTGGGGAAGTTCTACCCTCCGGCCTCCGGCGGCATGGAGGCGCACGTGCGCACGCTGGCGCGGGCGCAGGCGTCGCTGGGCGCGCAGGTGGAGGTGCTGTGCGCGAACCACTCCGTGGACGGCACCGGCACGAGCCACGAGTTCCACGGGCGCAGCCCCACGCGTGAGGAGTGGGACGGGCCGGTGCGCGTGGTGCGGCTGGGGCGGCTGGCGTCCGTGGCGCGCATGGACGTGATGCCGTCCTTGCCGTTCGTGCTCCGGAAGGCGCTGGCGCGGGGCGTGGACGTGGTGCACCTGCACGTGCCCAACCCGAGCATGGTGCTGGCGCTGGATGCGGTGCCGCGCCTGCCCGCGGTGGTGGTGACGCACCAGAGCGACGTCATCCGGCAGAAGGTCGCGGGCGCGCTGTTCCGTCCCTTCGAGTGGATGCTGTATTCGCGCGCGGCGCGGCTGCTGGCCACGAGCGACGCGTACGTGCGCGGCTCGTCGTTGTTGTCCACGTTCAAGTCGAAGGTGCGGGTGCTGCCGCTGGGCATCGAGCTGGACGCGTACCTGCATCCTTCCGCCGAGGCGCGCGAGGCACAGGCGCGGTGGACGGCGGAGGCCGCGGGCGGGCCGCTGTGGCTGATGGTGGGGCGGCTCGTCTACTACAAGGGTTTGTTCACGGCGCTGGAGGCGCTGGTGCACGCGCCGGGGCGGCTGGTGGTGGTGGGCGAGGGGCCGCTGGCGCAGGAAGGCCGCGCGCGGGCGAAGGCGTTGGGCATCGAGGACCGCGTGACGTGGGCGGGGTACCTGTCGCCGGAGGAACTGGCGGGCGCGTTCCGGGCCGCGACGGCGCTGTGGTTCCCGAGCAATGCGCGCAGCGAGGCGTATGGCCTGTCGCAGGTGGAGGCACTGGCGAGCGGTCTGCCCGTGCTCAACACCGCCGTGCCGGACTCTGGGGTGGCGTGGGTGAGCCTGCACGAGCGCACCGGACTCACCGTGCCGGTGGGGGATGCACGGGCGCTGGCGGCGGCGGCACGGAGACTGGTGGAGGAGCCAGGGCTGCGGGAGCGGCTGTCGCGTGGCGCGCAGGAGCGTGCGCGGGCGGAGTTCGCCCATGACGTGATGGCGTCACGCAGCCTGGACCTGTACGCGGAGGCGCTTGGACGCCCGACCGTGACGGAGGAGCGGAGCGATGTCTCCGTCCGGCACGTCGCGGGTGGGCGCTGA